GCGGGTCTGGTCCATCAGCGCGGTGGCGTCTTCGCCGGCGCGCTTCTTCTTGCCTACCTCTTCCGCAATGCGATTGCGCTGGGCCTTCAGGCTTTCGAGGCGGGTGATGGCCTCACGGCGCTCCGTATCGATGGACGCGAAGTCACCGAGGACGGCGGCGGGATCCATATTGCGGGAGCGGAGTTTTTCTTCAACGGCGGCCAGGTTGGCCCGCACATAAGCGAGATCAAGCATACGTCTTCTATCGTAACGGGTTTCTAAGGCTCGGTTAGCATTGGAGTATGCGATTCCTTCAGCGGTGGTTGGTGGTGGTGGCAGTAGCGGTGTGTTCCGTGGTGGCGCGTGCGGATGCGTATGACGGCAAACCCAAGCTTGTGGTGATCCTGGTCTTCGACCAGTTCCGAGGTGATTTTCTGGACCGCTATCGCGCGGATTTCAAGGCGAAGAACGGCTGGAACCTGTTTTTGAAGCAGGGAGCGCACTTTACCGACTGCTACTACGACTACGCCAACCTGATCACGGCGGCGGGACATTCGACGATCGGCACCGGGGCGTACACGGACGGGCACGGTATTCCCCTGAACGAGTGGTATGAGCGGGGAGCAGATGGCAAGCTGCGGCAGGTAAGTTCGGTCCAGGATGACCGCTACACCCTGGTGGGAGCGCCTGCGGGAACGAAGGATCTGACGGGTGCCTCGGCGCATCGCGAGCTGGCGAGCACGCTGGGCGACGAACTGGTGCTGGCTACGGGTGGAAAAGCCCGTGTCTACGGCGTTTCCATGAAGGACCGTGCGGCGATCCTGACGAGTGGACATGCCTCCAAGGGCGCGTTCTGGGTGGACCACGATTCGGGACAATGGGAGACTTCGACCTACTGGATGAAGCAGCTTCCGACCTGGGCGACGGAGTTTAATGCCAGTGGAGCAGCGGATCGCGCGCGTACCGAGGGGGGAGTCGCCACAGGGCTCAGCTTTTACGAGCGCGTGGGACGCACGGCGGCCAGTGTGCGGTATCAGTTGGACTTCGCGAAGGCTCTGATTACGAATGAAAAGCTGGGGCAGAATCCTGCCGGCGTTCCAGACCTGATTGCGATCTCGGTCTCTTCGACGGACATCAACGGCCATGCCTTTGGCCCGGATGATCCTTCGCAGAAGGCTCTGGTTGTGGGTTCGGATGCGGCTCTGGATGAGTTCTTTACCTATCTGGACAAGACCGTGGGCTTGAAGAACGTGATGGTGGCGATGAGCGGCGATCACGGTGTGGCGACATCCCAGGTTTCGGCGGATGCGATGGGAATGCCCGCCCTGGATTTCCCGGCGACAAGCTTTACCGAGCCTCTAGAGAAGGCACTGCAGAAGCGTTGGCCGCTCAAGGGGAAGGGAGCCTATGTGATCACGATGGACAACCCTTACCTGCTGCTGAACCAGGCGGCGTTTGAGGCCGCAGGCGTCCGTGAGGATGAGGCGGAGAATGCGACGCGGGAACTCCTGACGCAGATCTTCGCGGGGTTCGCTTCGACTAGCACGACGCACGATGTACGCCAGAAGGATGTCCCGGTACTGACGCATGCTTATACCAGCACCGAGATGCGCGAAGGTCGCTTGCCGGACACGCAGTACGGACGCCTGGTGGCGCATAGCTACTCGCCTTATGTCGGATGGGCGCTGCATCTCAACTTCGGCCCGTACCAGTTCCCTTGGCATGGTTCGGGAACGACGCACTTCTCCGCGAATAGCTATGACCGGCATGTTCCTTTGGAACTCTTCGGTGCAGCATTCGTGCCGGGAACATATCACGGCGTAGTCGCTCCGGTGGATATCGCGGCGACGTTTGCTTCGTTGCTGCGGATCAACCGCCCGAGCGCGGCGGTGGGGCGCGTGTTGACCGAGGCGATCAAGCCGGAGGCGGCGGGATCGACCTGGGTGCGAGAGAGTGCGACTCCGCACACGGCGGTGAAGTAATGGAGAAGACGGGCGTTCCGGATATGCGTGTCACGATTGCCGGCGTGGAGTTGCAGTCGCCGGTGATCGCAGCCAGCGGTACGTTCGGCTACGGCATCGAGTTCGACGAGATTCTTTCGCTCCAGAAGATCGGCGCTTTTATTACAAAGGGGCTCTCTCTTGAGCCGATGGAAGGAAATCAGGCTCCAAGACTGATTGAGACCTCCGCTGGCATGATGAACGCGATCGGTTTGCAGAATGTTGGCGTGGAGACGTTCGTCGAAAAGAAACTGCCGGAGATTCGCAAGCTGCGCGGGGCTGTGTGTTTCGCGAATGTCTTCGGCTTCACGATTGAAGATTGTGTTGCTGTTGTCGAGAAGCTGAATGAGGCGGAAGGCATTGCCATTTATGAGTTGAATGCCTCTTGTCCCAATACTCGCCACGGAGGCATGGTCTTCGGCACTGATCCGGGATTGCTGGAAGAGTTGACACAGCGGGTGAAAGCGGTTTCGCGCAGGCCACTGATGGTCAAACTTTCGCCGAACGTGACTTCGATTGGAGGGATGGCCCTGGCGGCGGAGCGGGGCGGTGCGGATGCTGTGAGTCTAGTGAATACGTTCGTGTCTATGGCGATTGATATCGAGACACGCAAGCCACGCATCAAGAACGTCACGGCAGGTCTTAGCGGTCCAGCGATCAAGCCGATTGCGGTGCGCATGGTGTGGGAAGCAGCGCGTGCGGTGAAGATTCCCGTCGTGGGTATGGGCGGCGTTCTGCGCGCGGAGGATGCTGTGGAGTTCCTGCTGGCGGGGGCTACGGCGGTGCAGGTAGGGACGGCGAGTTACGCCGATCCGCGTGCCGTGGAAAAGATTGCTACGGGGTTGCGCAAGTGGTGCGAAGCGCATGGCGTGGGCAAGGTGAGCGAGTTGACCGGCGGCCTGAGCTCTTAGTTGTTAGTTTTTAGTGGTTCGTATTTGCACATGAAATAGCGGCCGCACTCAGTGCGGCCGCTGTTTTCGTTTGAATAAATCGGTTTAGTAGGGACGAGGTCCGCCGCCACCCATCATGTGCTGAACGCCGGTGCGATAGCCCTGAGCGAAAGCCTCGCGATAGTTGCGACGTTCGGGTCCGCGGTAGCCGCGGTATTCATCGCGGTTGTTTACGTTCGGGCGGCGATGATTTTCGAAGTCTTTACGCGCGCCTTCGATACCGTCACGAAAACCCTGCCGCTGGATGTCACGGCTAAAGTTGGAAGGAGGCGCATCCCACCCCCCGGGGCCTCCGGGACCACGATCTCCATATCCTGGAGGCGGGGGGCCCTGTGCAAATACTGCGGCTGCTGGAGCGATCATGCCTGTTGCGAGGATTGCTATTGCGAATCGATTGATCAGTTTCATGATGGAACTCCTATTTGTCTTACGTTCCTAATGAACACGACATCAGATGAAAGGTCGCGGTCAGTTGTTGCCCAGGTTTTGCGGTATCCCACAGCAACTTCGTTAGAATCGAAGCTATGAGTGATTTACGGACGGTGCGTCGGGCGTTGTTGTCGGTTACGGACAAGGCAGGTTTGGTGGAGTTTGCGAAGCGCCTGGATGCGCTGGGCGTAGAACTGGTGAGCACGGGTGGGACGTCCAAGGCGCTGCGCGAGGCGGGCCTGACGGTGCGCGACATCAGCGATCTGACGGGCTTTCCCGAGATGCTGGACGGACGCGTGAAGACGCTGCATCCGAAGGTGCACGGCGGCATTCTGCATATTCGTGGGAACAAGGAGCACGTTGCTGCCGTGGAAGAGCACGCGATTGAGCCCATCGATATGGTCGTGGTGAATCTTTATGCCTTCGCAAAGACCGCTGGGAAGCCCGGCGTGGAGTTCGGCGAAGTGATCGAGAACATCGACATCGGCGGCCCCAGCATGGTGCGTAGCGCCGCAAAGAATTTTCATGACGTCGCCATTGTGACCAGCGTTGCGGAGTATGCGTCGGTGGCGGACGAGATGGAGAGCCTCGGTGGTCTGACGCTGCAGACGCGTTGGCGTCTGGCCAAACAGGCGTTTGCGACCACGGCGGCTTACGATACCGGCATCGCGAATGCTCTGGAGAGCATGGAAGCGCCCACGGGAGACGAACATGCTCCGGCGAAGTTTGTCACCAAGGGCGAGTTCCCCAGTTCGTTGCGTGTGAACTTTCCGCTGAAGCAGACCCTGCGCTATGGCGAAAACCCGCACCAGGCAGCGGCGCTTTACACCGATGGATCGGGTACGGGCGTTGCCAATGGAAGGCAGCTGCAGGGCAAGGAACTTTCGTTCAACAATATCGTGGATCTGGATGCCTGCTGGGACCTGGTCCGCGAGTTCGATGAGACGGCGGTCGCCATCATCAAACACACGAACCCCTGCGGAGCGGCAACGGGCGATACCGTGCTGGCTGCCTACAAGAACGCTCTTGCGGCTGACCCAATCAGCGCCTTCGGCGGCGTGATCGGCATCAATCGCGAGGTAGATGGGGAAGCAGCGGAGGAGATCGCGAAGCTCTTTGTGGAAGCGATTGTCGCGCCGAAGTTTTCTCCTGAGGCCATTGAGCGATTTGCTGCAAAGAAGAACCTTCGTCTGGTGGAGATTGCCAGCGGAAGCGCGCCGCGTGTGATGAAGCACGTCTCCGGCGGCATGTTGCTGCAGGATGCGGACCACGGCATGGTGGCTTCGGCGGATTGGAAGGTTGTGACGGAGCGTACCCCAACTGAAGCGGAGCGTACCGCCCTGAAGTTCGCTTGGATCGTCTGCAAGTACGTGAAGTCGAACGCGATCGTCTATGCCCGTACGCACGAAGGCCACGGACAGACGGTCGGTGTGGGAGCGGGGCAGATGAGCCGTGTGGACGCTGCCCGTTTTGGCGCGATGAAGGCGACGCTCCCGATGGAGGGCTGTGTTGCGGCCTCGGACGCCTTTTTCCCGTTCGCGGACGGTCTGGAGACGGTCGCTGCGGCGGGTGCAACGGCGATTATCCAGCCGGGGGGCAGTGTTCGGGACGCGGAAGTCATTGCTGCAGCCGATAAACTCGGTCTGGCGATGGTATTTACGGGCATGCGGCACTTCCGTCACGGGTGATTTCAGCGACCCAGCATCCGTAGGCTCCCGTTCCCCGTCTAAAGTCTGTAGGCTTTAGTGTGAGAGCGAGTACTGCTGATGATTTTTGCGGGGCGGGAGTTTTCAATGCGTTGGTCCAAATCTTTGACTGTAGGCCGTAACTTAGCGGCAGGTGTGGTGAGCGGAACGTTGATGCTGGCGTCCGCCGCCATGGCTCAAGCCACCGCACCCACCGTAGTTAAGCCAGCGACCGACCGGTCCGGGTCTTATTACCATTACGGTCTGGCCAAGATCTATGAAGATCTGGCCACCAGCCAGGGCCGCTCCGACTATGCGACGCAGGCTATCGAAGAGTACAAGCTGGCTCTGACGGCGGATCCGGACTCCACCTATCTGCAGGACGGGATGGCGGAGCTCTACTTCAAAGTAGGCCGCATCCGCGAGGCCGTGCAGGTCTCGCAGGATCAGATCAAGAAGAACCCGAACGATATCGAAGCGCACACGCTGTTGGCACGGATCTACTATCGTTCGCTCGGTAACCTGCAAAACAGCGCACAGACGCAGATGGTGCAGCTGGCCACGGCGGAGTACGAGACGCTGGTTCGCCTGCAGCCTGACAACGTAGAAAACCATCTTTTGCTCGGCCAGCTGTACGAGATTGCGCATGATTCGGTGAAGGCCGAGGTGCAGTTCAAGGCGGCACAGGGCCTGGATTCTAACTCGGAAGAAGCTCTGCTGAATATGGCTCGTCTATACAGCGAGCAGGGCGACATTCAGCGTGTTGTGACGACGCTGACCTCGTTGCCGGCAACAGATCGCACGGCGCGTATCGAGTTTGCGCTTGGCGCGAGTTACGACCAATTGAAGCAGCCAAAGAATGCGGCAGAGGCTTACCGTCGCGCTCTGGATATCGAAAACGACAATCTTGACGCTCAGCGTGGCCTGGCAAACGCCCTTTTGGCCGACGGCCAGATGGATAAGGCCCTGAAGCAGTTCGAGGAGATCGTCGCCGCAGAGCCACAGGATGCACAAAGTTACGTGCGCATCGCCGAGATTCAGCGGAGAGAGGGGCACTATGACGAAGCCCTTGTAACGCTGAAAAAAGCGAAGGCCCTGGTTCCGGACTCCGAAGAGTTGACCTTCAATGAAGCTCTGACCCTGGATGCTCTGGGTCGCTACGACGAGGCGGAGAAGGCCCTGACGGACCGTCTCACCGCCGCCGCTAAGACCGACAACAGCTACACGGACGCGGAGCGCAGCAATCGCGCCATCTTCCTCGACCGCCTGGGCATGTTGTACCGCGAACAGAACAAGACGCAGCAGGCCATCGAGATCTACACGCAGATGATTGCGCTGGGCGGAGAGTTTGCGCCGCGCGGTTATCAGGGAGAGGTAGATTCCTATCGCGATGCGCACGATATGGCGAAGGCAACAGCCGCTGCGGACGCTGCTTACAAGGCTCTGCCGACCGACCGTGACATTCAGCGGATGTATGCCGGACAGCTCGCGGACACAGGCCAGGGCGACCGCGGCGTTGCGATGATCAAGGCGCTTTTGAACGGCAAAGACGATCGCGATACGTATCTCACGCTGGCGCAGATTGATGTTCGCCTGAAGCGCTGGGCCGATGCCTCTGCTGCTCTGGACAAAGCGGAGGCGATCACGCTGAAGCCCGAGGACAAGCTCTATATCTACTTCCTGCGCGGCACGCTGGCCGACCGTCAGAAGCAGTATGACGCGGCCGAGGCGCAGTTCCGCAAGGTGCTCGCTCTGGACGCAAACAACGCTCAGGCACTGAACTATCTCGGGTATATGCTGGCCGACCACAACTTGAAGCTGCAGGAGTCCGTCTCCCTTTTGAAGAAGGCGGTTGAGCTCGATCCCCAGAACGGGTCGTATCTCGACTCTCTGGGTTGGGCGTACTTCAAGACCAGCCAGTACGCGCAGGCGGAGGACCTTCTGCTGAAGGCGCAGAGCCGCCTTCCCACGGAGGCCGCGATCCATGACCATCTGGGCGAGGTCTACGAGAAGCAGGGCAAACTCAAGATGGCGGCTACCCAGTGGGAGCGTGCCGTGGCTGAGTATGCTCGGACGCCGGCGGCCGACGTTGATGCTGAGGATGTAGCACGCGTGCATCGCAAACTGGACACGGTCAGAGTACGCATGGCCAAGGTGCGGACGACTCCTTAACTGTGGGGTCGTCGCGATAAACTGAGCCTTGATGCGTGAATCTCTCCAATCTCTTCGTGTGCGTGGTGGAAGTTCCGATCCGCTGACCGTGCGCGCCTTTGAGGACCCCGAGCGATTGGGTGGGATGCGCTCGTTCGAGTTCGATCGCGAGCGCATCGTTCAGTCGCGCGCCTTCCGCCGTCTGGCTGGAAAGACGCAGGTTTTCACGAGTCGGGAGTCGGACCACTTCCGCTCGCGCCTGACACACACCATCGAGGTCGCCCAGATTGCGCGGCAGGTAGCGTGCGCGCTCGATCTGAATGAGGTTCTAGCAGAGGCCCTTGCGCTCGTGCATGACATCGGCCATCCTCCCTTTGGCCACGCGGGCGAGCGGGCTCTGGACGCCTGCCTGCGCGAGTACGGACGCACCTTCGATCACAACCTGCATGCGCTTCGTATTGTGGAGCACTTCGAGGACCGCTACGCGGGACATCGCGGTCTGAACCTGACGCTCGGCGTGCGCGAAGGCATCATTAAGCACTCACGGGATTATGCCGCCAGCGATTATCCCGCCCTGGCCGAGTATTTCCTCGGAGAGCGGCCACCCATCGAGGCGCAGATCATCGATCTGGCGGATGAGATTGCGTATCTCACCGCCGACCTGGATGACGGCGTGGAGAGCGGCCTGCTCGAAATCGGCTCCATCTGCGACCATATTGCGATCATGCGCAGAAGCTATGACGCCGTGGCTGAAGAACATCCCGGGATTGAAGAGAAGTTCCTGTTCCACGAGGCTCTGCAGAGGATGCAGAAAGAGCTGACGGAAGATCTGATTGCCACCACGCTTAGGAACGTGCGCGAAGCCGGTCTGAAAACTCTGGAAGACGTCCGTCACCACAAGCATCGCGTCGCCGTCTTTTCCGATGCGATCGAGGAGCAGCGTCTTGAAGAGAAGCGCTATTTGTACGACAAGCTCTACACCTGCGACACGCTGGAGGCGGAGCACGACAAGGCTGCACAGGTGGTTTCCACGCTCTTCGCCTGGTACATGGAATCGCCGCAGCGGATGCCCGCCGGCTATGTCGAAGAGGCGCAAGAGCAGGGCTTGGCACGCGTGGTTGCGGATTACATTGCAGGCATGACGGACAGCTTTATCCTGCAGCAGTTCTGGGCTGCAAAGAGTCGCTCGCGCCGTTAGGCCGAAAACTGGTCCAGCGGTTCCAGCGAGATCTCGCCATCGTGCAGTTGGACTACACGTGCCTCACCCTCCACCCATGCCTTCGCCACGCGCTGATCTTCCGGCTGCGGCGTGTATCCCGGCTTCACGCTACATCCCGTGACTGCGGGGACGTTGTTCATGTGAATGCAGGTGCACTTTACCTCGTGCGCCGGATCTCCGTCGTCGATGGACCAGACGAGCGGAGCCTCGCGCAGGGAGTTGAGGTATAGGCGGAAATGTCCAACCCAGAGAAGGCGTTGAACCAGAACGGGTGTGATGGATGGGAGGGCCTGCGTTGACACTAGAGTTTCTCCAGCCAAATGAGATGCCCGTTTTGGCAACCCAAGTTCCGCAGAGAACTCGTTTCTTTCTGTCTTTATTGCGACACGGCAGGTTCGCGATGTTCTGGACGCACCCGAAGAAGAAGCAGAGGAATGAGCAGGAAAAACAGGGGATAGAACTCCATGGTGTAGCGCTGTTCCGCGTTGTCCAGCGTCAACAGTAGGCAGCATCGCAGGAGGAAGAAGGCGAGTACGGCCCATGCCAGCGGAGGCGAAAGCGCGCGCAGGCGTGGCCAGGCGTAAACGGCGGCCACGATGTAGGCAAGATTCAGCAAGGCGAACGCCCAGGAGATCAGGGTCTGCTGATGATGCCAGCGGTAGCGCCACCAGATGAGGTCGTAGGGAAGCAGCTCTGTGCGGGGATGAAAGAGCATGTTTCCCAGTCGCGCGACGGGCAGCAGAACGTAGTAGCGGAGAGGGTTGGCCGCAATCCGCTCTTGCGCAAGCTGGTTGAAGCGCGCGTCGATGTCACGGTGGAAGTGCACGGCGTTATTCGAGTCTGCAATCAGGTCTGCCGTTTGGTCATACTGCGCTTCGCTGTCGAAGGCGCGGTCAGGCAACTGGGCGATATCGATGGGCTCATCAGGGTACTTCCAGTAGAAGTACTCGGTCGAAGCGAAGTCGATGGCCCAGGACCGATACCACCGTTGGAATCCCAGGTCGATGGGTTCTCCCGGATCGGTGGCGTAGTGCGGTGCGATGGGCTGGAAGACGTGGAAGGTCCGCTCATTGCGAATAGTCCATGGCACTAGCGGCAGAAGGGTGAGGAGCAGCACCACAATGGCCGGGGCGAAGACGCTTCTTGTAGGCAACTTGAGGGGCGTGCTGTAGAGGCGGCGACGCAGGCGACTCTCCAGGGCATCGGCAAGAACCACCGGCGGGGCGACTGCATTCTCCTTCGTCTGGGGATACAGATTCATCCACAAGAGAGCCGGGAGGAGTGCAGCTGCCAGCAGCGCCTGGTCTGGGCGCAGCAGGAGGCTCGATGCAAGCGAGGCAGCCAGAAGGTAGAGGTAGCGGTTGAAGGATTTGCCGGTTGAGCGAAAGACGCTGTTCCAGCGTTCCAGACTGTAGATCGCCGCCGAGATGGTGAAGAGGACGAGTGGTTCGGCCAGAGGTGTCGCCGTGTAGTTGGCCGTGAAAGGGCAGAGGCAACTGATGGCGAGCACCAGGAGGAAGCCGCGCCGGGCGATCCGCTCCTCCATACGGCTCTGTAGGAGGCTGCGCACCGTGCAGGCGATCAGAACGCAAGAGGCGAGGTCGAGGAAAACCTGCAGGAGCATTGCGGGGACGAAGCTATCCGGCCCCACCCAGTGCGAGAAGAGCGCACGACAGAAGACCAGGAAGATCGGGTAACCGGGCAAGCGGATCAGTGTGGGCCGGATATAGTCCGTGTCCGTGGAGAAGCCGTATGTGTGCGCCTGAACCCAGTTCTGGGCGATTTCGGAATAAAGATTGGAATCACCCTGAATCACGGAGTGCCGCAGCACGAACCAAAGACGCAGCGCCGCTCCCAGCAGAAGCAGTGCTGCAGGGAGGATCATAGGTTGTAGGCGATTGCGACGCATGCCTTTGCATCATAACCGTCAAGACAACGTATGACGCACGTGTTTCCAGCAGGCGCTGGCTGGTAGGATTCGGAAGAGCATGTCAACGAACAAACAGATCTTTTACGATCCGCAGAAGAAACGCTGGAAGCGTCTGCGACGCATCTTCGATATCAGCGCCGCCGTTGGCGCAGTGCTTTTGATTCTGTTCGTCATCGGTGTGATCCGTATGAAGCCCCTGCCGGAGCTGCTTCTGGAGCTGCCGAAGCGGAACTACCGCGCCTTGAATACACCCCAGGTGCCCTCCGGTGCAGACAAGAATAAGAAGCGAACGCTCCATCGCAAGACCGATAAGGCCCCCAGCGATGTTCCCCTGAACCAGGGCGAAGGTCTGCGCGCCGCCTATTACGTGGAGTGGGACCCCTCCAGCTACTCCAGCTTAAAGCAGCACATTGCCCAGATCGACCTCCTCTTCCCTGAGTGGCTGCACGTGATCAATCCGGCTGGCGGACTCACCTCCTACACGACGGACCAGCGGCCTTATGCCGTGGTGGACCGGCAAGGGGTGCATAACGTTGACCTGGAGAACAAGGTCGCGCGAACGATCAGCGACTCGAAGCAGGACACGGAAATTTTTCCGCTGGTGAACAACTTTGACCCAATCAAGGGGAAGTTTTTACCGGAGGTCGGCGACTTCCTCAAGAGTGTGGATTCTCAAAAGAACTTCATGACCCAGGTCGGCCAGTTTCTTGGGGCGAATCCACACTATCGCGGCCTGTCTCTTGATTTTGAAGAGATCCCAAGCGATGCGCAGGATGCGTATCGCAACATGATCTCGGTCTTGTACACCCAGCTGCATGCACGCGGTCTGAAGCTCTATATCAACACGCCCGTCGGCGACGATGACTGGGACCTCAAGTTCATGGCGGACCACTCCGACGGTCTGCTCCTGATGAACTACGACGAGCACGAGACGGAAAGCCAGCCCGGACCAATCGCATCGCAGGACTGGTTTGTTGCGAACCTGAAGAGAATTCTGCTGAAGGTGCCGAAAGAGAAGCTTATCTGCGCTCTGGGCAGCTATGGCTATGACTGGACCATGTCACTGCCGCCCGTTGGTGGGGCAGCTCCACCGAAGGACAAACACGGTAGGCGCAAGACGCAGAATGAGTCCACCTTCGTTTCAAAGGTACTGAACTCGGACAACAAGACGACGCAGGAGGCTTGGCAGGCCGCGGCCGACTCCGGCAGTGAAGTCGATCTCGACGATGCATCGCGCAATCCGCACTATGCCTACGACGATGAAGACGCGCACGTCCGCCACCAGGTGTGGTTTCTGGATGCCGTCACCGTCTACAACGAGATGCGCGCGGCGCGGGAGCTAGGTCTGCAGACCTTCGCGCTCTGGCGTCTCGGAAGCGAGGATGCCTCTCTTTGGAGGATCTGGGACAACCCGGGAAAGGCGAGCCCCATCAAGGATCTCGCTTCGGTGGCCCCTGGATTCAGCGTCGATATCGAGGGCCAGGGAGACATCATGAAGGTCTCCGGTGCGCCCCGTGAGGGACACCGCACCTTGACGATTGACGATGACTCCAAACAGATCGACAGCGAGGTAATGAGCAGCTATCCGCTGAGCTACGAGGTGAACTACTTCGGCTACAACGCGAAGAAGCT
This genomic stretch from Terriglobus saanensis SP1PR4 harbors:
- a CDS encoding alkaline phosphatase family protein, with translation MRFLQRWLVVVAVAVCSVVARADAYDGKPKLVVILVFDQFRGDFLDRYRADFKAKNGWNLFLKQGAHFTDCYYDYANLITAAGHSTIGTGAYTDGHGIPLNEWYERGADGKLRQVSSVQDDRYTLVGAPAGTKDLTGASAHRELASTLGDELVLATGGKARVYGVSMKDRAAILTSGHASKGAFWVDHDSGQWETSTYWMKQLPTWATEFNASGAADRARTEGGVATGLSFYERVGRTAASVRYQLDFAKALITNEKLGQNPAGVPDLIAISVSSTDINGHAFGPDDPSQKALVVGSDAALDEFFTYLDKTVGLKNVMVAMSGDHGVATSQVSADAMGMPALDFPATSFTEPLEKALQKRWPLKGKGAYVITMDNPYLLLNQAAFEAAGVREDEAENATRELLTQIFAGFASTSTTHDVRQKDVPVLTHAYTSTEMREGRLPDTQYGRLVAHSYSPYVGWALHLNFGPYQFPWHGSGTTHFSANSYDRHVPLELFGAAFVPGTYHGVVAPVDIAATFASLLRINRPSAAVGRVLTEAIKPEAAGSTWVRESATPHTAVK
- a CDS encoding dihydroorotate dehydrogenase; amino-acid sequence: MEKTGVPDMRVTIAGVELQSPVIAASGTFGYGIEFDEILSLQKIGAFITKGLSLEPMEGNQAPRLIETSAGMMNAIGLQNVGVETFVEKKLPEIRKLRGAVCFANVFGFTIEDCVAVVEKLNEAEGIAIYELNASCPNTRHGGMVFGTDPGLLEELTQRVKAVSRRPLMVKLSPNVTSIGGMALAAERGGADAVSLVNTFVSMAIDIETRKPRIKNVTAGLSGPAIKPIAVRMVWEAARAVKIPVVGMGGVLRAEDAVEFLLAGATAVQVGTASYADPRAVEKIATGLRKWCEAHGVGKVSELTGGLSS
- a CDS encoding tetratricopeptide repeat protein, with protein sequence MRWSKSLTVGRNLAAGVVSGTLMLASAAMAQATAPTVVKPATDRSGSYYHYGLAKIYEDLATSQGRSDYATQAIEEYKLALTADPDSTYLQDGMAELYFKVGRIREAVQVSQDQIKKNPNDIEAHTLLARIYYRSLGNLQNSAQTQMVQLATAEYETLVRLQPDNVENHLLLGQLYEIAHDSVKAEVQFKAAQGLDSNSEEALLNMARLYSEQGDIQRVVTTLTSLPATDRTARIEFALGASYDQLKQPKNAAEAYRRALDIENDNLDAQRGLANALLADGQMDKALKQFEEIVAAEPQDAQSYVRIAEIQRREGHYDEALVTLKKAKALVPDSEELTFNEALTLDALGRYDEAEKALTDRLTAAAKTDNSYTDAERSNRAIFLDRLGMLYREQNKTQQAIEIYTQMIALGGEFAPRGYQGEVDSYRDAHDMAKATAAADAAYKALPTDRDIQRMYAGQLADTGQGDRGVAMIKALLNGKDDRDTYLTLAQIDVRLKRWADASAALDKAEAITLKPEDKLYIYFLRGTLADRQKQYDAAEAQFRKVLALDANNAQALNYLGYMLADHNLKLQESVSLLKKAVELDPQNGSYLDSLGWAYFKTSQYAQAEDLLLKAQSRLPTEAAIHDHLGEVYEKQGKLKMAATQWERAVAEYARTPAADVDAEDVARVHRKLDTVRVRMAKVRTTP
- the purH gene encoding bifunctional phosphoribosylaminoimidazolecarboxamide formyltransferase/IMP cyclohydrolase; translation: MSDLRTVRRALLSVTDKAGLVEFAKRLDALGVELVSTGGTSKALREAGLTVRDISDLTGFPEMLDGRVKTLHPKVHGGILHIRGNKEHVAAVEEHAIEPIDMVVVNLYAFAKTAGKPGVEFGEVIENIDIGGPSMVRSAAKNFHDVAIVTSVAEYASVADEMESLGGLTLQTRWRLAKQAFATTAAYDTGIANALESMEAPTGDEHAPAKFVTKGEFPSSLRVNFPLKQTLRYGENPHQAAALYTDGSGTGVANGRQLQGKELSFNNIVDLDACWDLVREFDETAVAIIKHTNPCGAATGDTVLAAYKNALAADPISAFGGVIGINREVDGEAAEEIAKLFVEAIVAPKFSPEAIERFAAKKNLRLVEIASGSAPRVMKHVSGGMLLQDADHGMVASADWKVVTERTPTEAERTALKFAWIVCKYVKSNAIVYARTHEGHGQTVGVGAGQMSRVDAARFGAMKATLPMEGCVAASDAFFPFADGLETVAAAGATAIIQPGGSVRDAEVIAAADKLGLAMVFTGMRHFRHG
- the dgt gene encoding dGTP triphosphohydrolase, which gives rise to MRESLQSLRVRGGSSDPLTVRAFEDPERLGGMRSFEFDRERIVQSRAFRRLAGKTQVFTSRESDHFRSRLTHTIEVAQIARQVACALDLNEVLAEALALVHDIGHPPFGHAGERALDACLREYGRTFDHNLHALRIVEHFEDRYAGHRGLNLTLGVREGIIKHSRDYAASDYPALAEYFLGERPPIEAQIIDLADEIAYLTADLDDGVESGLLEIGSICDHIAIMRRSYDAVAEEHPGIEEKFLFHEALQRMQKELTEDLIATTLRNVREAGLKTLEDVRHHKHRVAVFSDAIEEQRLEEKRYLYDKLYTCDTLEAEHDKAAQVVSTLFAWYMESPQRMPAGYVEEAQEQGLARVVADYIAGMTDSFILQQFWAAKSRSRR